A window from Borrelia sp. P9F1 encodes these proteins:
- the trxA gene encoding thioredoxin yields the protein MAVSLTKQEFVDKVFDYESNKEWTFKGKRPAVIDFYADWCGPCKMLSPVYDELSREYGDRIDFYKVDTDKEQEVSMSLGVQSLPTIMFVPVEGEPKVSVGYLQKDAFEDTIKDFFKI from the coding sequence ATGGCGGTTAGTTTGACTAAGCAGGAGTTTGTTGATAAGGTTTTTGATTATGAGAGTAACAAGGAGTGGACTTTCAAGGGCAAGAGGCCTGCGGTGATCGATTTTTATGCCGATTGGTGTGGCCCTTGTAAGATGCTTTCCCCAGTTTATGATGAACTTTCAAGGGAGTATGGGGATAGAATCGATTTTTATAAGGTGGATACTGATAAGGAGCAGGAGGTTTCCATGTCACTTGGTGTTCAGAGCCTGCCTACTATCATGTTTGTTCCTGTTGAAGGGGAGCCAAAAGTTTCTGTGGGGTATCTGCAAAAAGACGCCTTTGAGGATACAATTAAAGATTTTTTTAAAATTTAA
- a CDS encoding lipopolysaccharide assembly protein LapB, which yields MSLSRFLYIFLILSLNFESLIGSVTAIEYYQRAHEYYLMQKYYDAIDELLEAVKINPDYYEAYKLIAEIYYQLKIYSQAQFFVEKAYKMSNGDTEYKILYANILLKNKRTEQAKKFYTEVLSKQKNNVDALVGLASIFEEEGLLIAAANYYLTVLEYGQTNYSAFERLMDIYEKLDMRDKAQHLINKIRGNFNSFPDFHKRVAEFYVSTQNLGIAEKYAQNYLMLIGTTYKDFGFVDAYRLLALIYLYQSKYEESVDALQRAILVDKNIDELYYLLGYSYLKLGEVDKAILNLEKARGMKKDLEFYNIALEESFFVSNFRGFIQGNNISAEVSKKYEKEGFKAFKNLNLDEAVFNAKNAVDIYPDNDSARFLLAKIYKLLKLDVMAYEELYYLANQRNVLDPKILDFFDIVSFDARSSLSFRYGYRSIGDLNKLYDERSVYKVGIFTQSENRVFGANELILRYAERIIERNLSIEVVNYNFDYSKNKDYLISSFSEGFSYARSSNLDLFLIFDLDVDVFKNSVKLKVGVYSGRTGIKVGDFNYNSGGGLYLSAVLSTFSRDFNSYLPKKGKILKIRKEDALINLGRVNDVKKGDVFLVLKEGALRYDDDSSSFVNYNRSDILGEILVEELGDYVSRGVLKSSTLLREYIQEGYTIFIKGNLTLAIN from the coding sequence GTGAGTTTGAGTCGATTTTTGTATATTTTTTTGATTTTAAGTTTGAATTTTGAGAGCCTGATAGGCTCTGTGACGGCAATTGAGTATTACCAGAGAGCGCATGAGTATTATCTTATGCAAAAGTACTACGATGCTATTGATGAGCTTCTTGAGGCTGTCAAAATAAATCCCGATTATTATGAGGCGTATAAACTTATTGCGGAGATTTATTATCAGTTGAAAATATATAGCCAAGCTCAATTTTTTGTAGAGAAAGCTTACAAAATGTCAAATGGAGACACTGAGTATAAGATTCTTTACGCTAATATATTACTTAAAAACAAAAGAACGGAACAGGCTAAAAAGTTTTATACGGAAGTTCTTTCTAAACAAAAGAATAATGTTGATGCCTTGGTGGGGCTTGCTTCAATATTTGAAGAAGAAGGACTGCTTATTGCAGCTGCTAATTATTATCTTACGGTTCTTGAGTATGGCCAGACAAATTACAGCGCCTTTGAGCGTCTTATGGATATTTATGAAAAATTAGATATGAGAGATAAGGCGCAGCATTTGATCAACAAGATTAGGGGTAATTTTAATTCGTTTCCAGATTTTCATAAAAGAGTAGCGGAATTTTATGTTAGTACTCAAAACTTAGGAATTGCGGAAAAATATGCTCAGAATTATTTGATGTTGATAGGAACCACTTATAAAGATTTTGGTTTTGTTGACGCCTATCGCTTGCTTGCTCTTATTTATTTGTATCAATCTAAATATGAGGAGTCAGTAGATGCCCTTCAAAGAGCAATACTTGTTGATAAAAATATTGATGAACTTTATTACCTGCTTGGTTATTCTTATTTAAAACTTGGAGAAGTTGATAAAGCTATTTTAAACTTGGAAAAAGCTAGAGGTATGAAAAAGGACTTAGAGTTTTATAACATTGCACTAGAAGAGAGTTTTTTTGTGTCCAATTTTAGAGGTTTTATTCAGGGTAACAATATTAGCGCGGAAGTATCTAAGAAGTATGAGAAAGAGGGATTTAAAGCTTTTAAGAATCTAAATTTAGACGAGGCAGTATTTAATGCGAAAAATGCTGTTGATATTTATCCTGACAATGATAGTGCTAGATTTTTGCTTGCAAAAATCTATAAATTGCTAAAATTGGATGTGATGGCTTATGAGGAGCTTTATTATTTAGCAAACCAGAGGAATGTTTTAGATCCTAAAATTTTAGATTTTTTTGATATAGTTTCATTCGATGCCAGGAGTTCTTTGTCATTTAGATATGGATATAGGAGCATTGGTGATTTGAACAAGCTTTATGATGAGCGATCGGTTTACAAGGTAGGTATTTTCACTCAGAGCGAGAACAGAGTCTTTGGAGCAAATGAGTTGATTTTAAGGTATGCTGAGCGAATAATTGAACGCAATCTAAGCATAGAAGTGGTGAATTATAATTTTGATTATAGTAAAAATAAGGATTATTTAATAAGTAGCTTTTCTGAAGGGTTTTCTTATGCAAGGAGCAGTAATCTTGATTTATTTTTGATTTTTGATCTTGATGTGGATGTTTTTAAAAATTCGGTTAAGCTGAAGGTTGGGGTTTATTCTGGTAGAACGGGTATCAAGGTTGGTGATTTTAACTATAATTCAGGGGGGGGTCTTTACTTGAGTGCAGTTTTAAGTACCTTCTCTAGGGATTTTAATAGTTATTTGCCTAAAAAGGGTAAGATACTTAAAATTAGAAAAGAGGATGCTCTTATTAATTTAGGGCGTGTGAACGATGTTAAGAAAGGTGATGTGTTTTTGGTTCTCAAAGAAGGGGCTTTAAGATACGATGACGATAGTTCTAGCTTTGTCAATTATAACAGGTCGGATATTCTTGGTGAAATTTTGGTTGAAGAACTGGGTGATTATGTTTCCAGGGGAGTTTTAAAATCATCTACCCTTTTAAGAGAGTATATCCAGGAGGGATATACGATTTTTATAAAAGGTAATTTGACACTTGCTATTAATTAA
- the gap gene encoding type I glyceraldehyde-3-phosphate dehydrogenase: MKLAINGFGRIGRNVFKIAFERGIEVVAVNDLTDPRTLAHLLKYDSTFGVYNKKVEAKENAIVVDEREIRIIAERDPKNLPWGKLGVDVVIESTGVFSTATGDRGGYIDHVDHAGAKKVILTVPAKDEIKTIVLGVNDRDINSDLKAVSNASCTTNCLAPLAKVLHEAFGIEQGLMTTVHAYTNDQKILDLPHSDLRRARAGALSIIPTSTGAAKAVGLVLPELKGKLNGTSMRVPVPTGSIVDLTVQLKKKDVTKEEINLTLKRASETKELSGILGYTDDPIVSSDIKGNSHSSIVDGLETMVLMNGFVKVLSWYDNEFGYSTRVVDLAQRLVK, from the coding sequence ATGAAGTTGGCTATTAATGGTTTTGGGCGTATAGGTAGGAATGTTTTCAAAATTGCTTTTGAAAGGGGGATCGAGGTCGTTGCTGTAAATGACTTAACAGATCCTAGGACACTTGCTCACCTTTTAAAATATGACTCAACTTTTGGGGTGTACAATAAGAAGGTTGAAGCTAAAGAGAATGCAATTGTAGTGGACGAAAGGGAAATAAGAATTATTGCTGAAAGAGATCCTAAGAACCTCCCTTGGGGGAAGCTTGGAGTTGATGTTGTAATTGAATCAACAGGTGTTTTCTCAACAGCAACAGGCGATAGGGGTGGATATATTGATCATGTTGATCACGCTGGGGCTAAGAAGGTAATTTTGACAGTACCTGCTAAGGATGAGATTAAGACTATCGTGTTGGGCGTGAATGATCGTGATATCAATTCTGATTTGAAAGCTGTTTCTAATGCTTCATGCACAACTAACTGTCTTGCTCCTCTTGCTAAAGTGCTTCATGAGGCCTTTGGGATTGAGCAAGGCCTTATGACTACGGTGCATGCTTATACTAACGATCAAAAAATTCTTGATCTTCCGCATTCTGATCTCAGGCGAGCAAGAGCCGGGGCGTTGTCGATTATTCCTACTTCAACAGGTGCTGCTAAGGCTGTTGGGCTTGTTTTGCCTGAACTTAAGGGTAAGCTTAATGGTACTTCAATGAGAGTGCCTGTACCAACAGGCTCAATTGTCGATCTTACAGTACAACTTAAGAAAAAGGATGTTACGAAAGAGGAAATAAATTTGACTCTTAAGAGAGCTTCTGAAACTAAGGAACTCAGTGGTATTCTGGGGTATACGGATGATCCTATAGTGTCTTCGGATATCAAGGGGAATTCTCATTCTTCAATAGTTGATGGTCTTGAGACAATGGTTCTTATGAATGGTTTTGTTAAAGTGCTTTCATGGTATGACAATGAGTTTGGATATTCTACAAGAGTGGTTGATCTTGCACAGAGATTGGTTAAATAA
- the tpiA gene encoding triose-phosphate isomerase encodes MRKIFLAGNWKMHYTSLEALGIFKQIVDGVRHVKDDVLIMIAPPFTSLCKVCSVARGANVFLGAQNMSYEDFGARTSEVSPSMLLEFGVDCVILGHSECRTYLGETDEVVNKKVLTGLRHPFKYLILCVGETLKEREDHKTLDVVLSQVRKGLSSVPESEIGRIVLAYEPVWAIGTGKTATKEEAQEVHRAIRLEIEKLYSSRAAANIMIQYGGSVNLDNIGSLMRESDIDGALIGGASLKADSFLDIVNRVAAD; translated from the coding sequence ATGAGAAAGATATTTTTGGCGGGAAACTGGAAGATGCACTATACAAGCTTAGAGGCTTTAGGTATTTTTAAGCAGATTGTGGATGGAGTGCGGCATGTTAAGGATGATGTTTTGATTATGATAGCGCCTCCGTTTACATCTCTTTGTAAAGTTTGTAGTGTTGCTAGGGGGGCTAATGTTTTTCTTGGCGCCCAGAATATGTCTTATGAGGATTTTGGGGCGAGGACCAGCGAAGTTTCGCCTTCTATGCTTCTGGAGTTTGGGGTTGATTGTGTAATACTTGGTCACTCTGAGTGTAGGACTTATTTAGGAGAAACGGATGAGGTGGTAAATAAAAAGGTTCTCACAGGACTCAGGCATCCGTTTAAATACTTAATTCTTTGTGTTGGAGAGACCCTTAAAGAAAGGGAAGATCATAAAACTTTGGATGTTGTTTTGAGTCAAGTTAGGAAGGGGCTATCTTCTGTACCTGAGTCTGAGATTGGAAGGATAGTTTTGGCTTATGAACCTGTGTGGGCTATTGGAACTGGCAAAACAGCGACAAAAGAAGAAGCTCAGGAAGTGCACAGGGCAATTAGACTTGAGATCGAGAAGTTATATTCGAGTAGGGCCGCTGCCAATATTATGATTCAGTATGGTGGTTCTGTTAATTTAGATAATATAGGGAGTCTCATGAGAGAGAGCGATATTGATGGTGCGTTAATTGGCGGGGCGTCTTTGAAGGCTGATTCTTTTTTAGATATAGTTAATAGAGTAGCTGCTGATTAG
- a CDS encoding hemolysin family protein, translating to MFNFFNFIKNKKRRRVDEDDEGRSNLGTSSVNNFSSLKGTIVKEIMIPRISVVFVDYFGSKDEVLKVVTSSNHSRFPVYKETIDDIIGVIHTKDILFHMCKKDFYEIDLKDVMRKVMFVPESKKIDSLLKEFQENHVHIAIVVDEYGGVSGLVTLEDILEEIVGDIQDEFDNEIDEIVPLDDGSYLCTARVLIEDLNEKLGLRLPDGDFDTLGGFVYDLFGRIPLKNEKIEYNNLTFTIKNMHQRNIKVIKISQREAL from the coding sequence ATGTTCAATTTTTTTAACTTTATTAAGAATAAGAAAAGAAGACGTGTCGATGAGGATGATGAAGGAAGATCGAATTTGGGGACTTCTTCGGTGAATAATTTTAGTTCTCTTAAAGGAACCATTGTTAAGGAAATTATGATTCCAAGGATAAGCGTGGTCTTTGTTGATTATTTTGGAAGTAAGGATGAAGTTTTGAAGGTTGTAACGTCTAGTAATCACTCAAGATTTCCCGTTTACAAGGAAACGATTGATGATATTATTGGAGTAATCCATACTAAGGATATCCTCTTTCATATGTGTAAGAAAGATTTTTATGAAATTGATTTAAAAGACGTTATGCGTAAGGTAATGTTTGTACCAGAGAGTAAGAAAATTGATTCTCTTTTAAAAGAATTTCAGGAGAATCATGTTCATATTGCTATCGTCGTTGATGAGTACGGTGGGGTTTCAGGTCTTGTTACTCTTGAGGATATTCTTGAGGAGATAGTTGGAGACATCCAAGATGAATTTGATAATGAAATTGACGAAATAGTTCCCCTTGATGATGGTAGCTATCTTTGCACTGCTAGGGTTTTGATAGAAGATTTGAATGAAAAACTTGGATTGAGACTTCCAGATGGAGATTTTGACACTCTTGGTGGATTTGTGTATGACTTGTTTGGAAGGATTCCTTTAAAGAATGAAAAAATAGAGTACAATAACTTGACATTTACTATTAAGAATATGCATCAGAGAAATATTAAGGTGATAAAGATTTCTCAGAGGGAAGCGTTGTGA
- the ybeY gene encoding rRNA maturation RNase YbeY — protein sequence MVGEGLDLWAEDVEFEYLDAYRSFVASVLSFLRVKKFELSIVLCSNAYIQRLNGEFRRMFEPTDVLSFNYFEGSGRLGLAIKGDLVISLEYLRFSALEFDVEMYDELQRVTIHGILHLMGYDHETNDFQKEEMLIIQEQVLRETRRVF from the coding sequence TTGGTAGGGGAAGGTTTAGATTTATGGGCGGAGGATGTTGAGTTTGAGTACTTGGACGCTTATCGTAGTTTCGTTGCATCTGTTCTGAGTTTTCTTCGCGTTAAAAAATTTGAGCTTTCTATTGTTCTTTGTAGTAATGCGTATATCCAAAGGTTAAATGGTGAGTTTAGGCGGATGTTTGAGCCCACCGATGTGCTTTCTTTCAATTATTTTGAGGGAAGTGGCCGGCTGGGTCTTGCAATAAAGGGTGACCTTGTGATATCCCTTGAGTATCTGAGGTTTAGTGCTTTGGAATTTGATGTTGAGATGTATGATGAGCTTCAGCGAGTTACTATACACGGAATTCTGCATTTAATGGGATATGACCACGAAACAAATGATTTTCAAAAGGAAGAAATGTTAATTATTCAGGAACAGGTCTTAAGGGAAACCAGAAGGGTGTTTTGA
- a CDS encoding 16S rRNA (uracil(1498)-N(3))-methyltransferase has protein sequence MNLMLINLQDFKNGIVLDDFRVKHITKILNLKNNEKFKFGIIEEEWIYFCKYKKDTRLFFKESHKIAKSNKLKNIKVILGLVRPITAKRIIKDLASIGVSEIVFFNALLSEKSYSSSKLFKEKKYEKYLIEGAAQGGITYIPKVKILNDLTDALKSIERESFEYTKVLLERASNTNLTDITITTTNVAVIIGPERGFTQKEINLIKEDGFLPYSVSTNILRTETATIISSGVIASKMTKE, from the coding sequence ATGAACTTAATGCTAATAAACTTGCAGGACTTCAAAAATGGAATTGTTCTTGATGATTTTAGAGTAAAGCACATCACCAAAATATTAAATCTTAAAAACAATGAAAAATTTAAATTTGGAATCATCGAAGAAGAGTGGATTTATTTTTGTAAATATAAAAAAGACACAAGACTGTTCTTTAAAGAAAGCCATAAAATAGCAAAGTCAAATAAGCTAAAGAACATAAAAGTAATACTTGGGTTGGTACGTCCAATAACAGCAAAAAGAATAATTAAGGACCTTGCCAGTATTGGAGTCTCTGAAATTGTTTTTTTCAACGCTTTACTTAGTGAAAAATCCTACTCAAGTTCCAAACTATTTAAAGAAAAAAAATATGAAAAATACTTAATAGAAGGTGCCGCGCAAGGCGGCATTACCTACATACCAAAAGTAAAAATTCTTAACGATCTAACAGACGCTTTAAAAAGCATAGAACGTGAAAGCTTTGAGTACACAAAAGTATTGCTTGAAAGGGCAAGCAATACTAACCTGACTGATATCACAATAACAACAACCAACGTTGCTGTTATTATTGGACCAGAGAGAGGATTTACACAAAAAGAGATAAACCTTATAAAAGAAGATGGGTTTCTGCCGTATTCCGTATCCACAAACATATTAAGAACAGAAACAGCTACAATCATATCTTCTGGTGTTATTGCATCGAAAATGACCAAAGAATGA
- the pgk gene encoding phosphoglycerate kinase, which produces MAIKTIKDFNFSGRRALVRCDFNVPLREGSISDDTRIRAALPTIEYLKARGARVVLMSHLGRPDGVRNLRYSLGPVARRLSELLGEDVKILSDCVGDDVFDTISLMKDGDVVLLENVRFHRGEEQNDSDFAEKLSRNGDVFVNDAFGTAHRAHASTAGVAVYLPAVGGFLMEKEDNFLGRILKNPESPFVSIIGGSKVSSKIGVLESLLPKSNVMVIGGGMAYTFLKVGGHSIGKSLIEDGYVGVAASFLKKAYDLNVRIILPLDHVVAGEFKADSIPEYVDSVDIPDGKIGMDIGDKTLREIEGALGSARTVIWNGPLGVFEFDSFSKGTARVANFVADCPGITVVGGGDSVAAVNKFNLAGKITHVSTGGGASLEYLEGKILPGIKVLEK; this is translated from the coding sequence ATGGCAATAAAGACTATAAAAGATTTTAATTTTTCGGGTAGGCGGGCTTTGGTGAGGTGTGATTTTAATGTTCCTTTAAGAGAGGGAAGTATTAGTGATGATACTAGAATTAGGGCAGCCCTTCCTACTATAGAATATCTTAAGGCTCGTGGAGCTAGGGTTGTTCTTATGAGTCATTTAGGCAGGCCAGATGGGGTCAGGAATCTCAGATATTCGCTGGGTCCTGTTGCTAGGAGATTATCAGAATTATTGGGTGAGGATGTTAAGATTCTTTCTGACTGTGTGGGCGATGATGTTTTTGATACTATTTCTCTTATGAAAGATGGTGATGTTGTTTTGCTTGAAAATGTGAGGTTTCATAGGGGAGAGGAGCAGAATGATAGTGATTTTGCTGAAAAATTGTCTCGAAATGGAGATGTTTTTGTTAACGATGCTTTTGGAACTGCTCACAGGGCTCATGCTTCAACAGCGGGGGTTGCAGTTTATTTACCGGCTGTTGGTGGATTTTTAATGGAGAAAGAAGATAATTTTTTGGGTAGAATTTTGAAAAACCCCGAGAGCCCGTTTGTTTCAATAATAGGAGGCTCGAAGGTTTCTTCAAAAATTGGAGTGTTAGAGTCTCTTTTACCGAAATCAAATGTAATGGTAATTGGAGGCGGGATGGCTTATACATTTCTGAAAGTAGGAGGGCATTCTATTGGGAAATCTCTTATAGAAGATGGGTATGTTGGTGTGGCCGCTTCTTTTTTAAAGAAGGCTTACGACTTGAATGTAAGGATTATTTTGCCGCTTGACCATGTGGTTGCAGGTGAATTTAAGGCTGACTCTATACCTGAGTATGTTGATTCTGTTGATATACCTGATGGTAAGATAGGAATGGATATTGGTGATAAAACGTTAAGAGAGATTGAAGGGGCTTTGGGTAGTGCAAGAACTGTGATTTGGAATGGGCCTCTTGGAGTTTTTGAGTTTGACTCTTTTTCTAAAGGGACGGCTAGGGTTGCTAATTTTGTAGCAGATTGTCCTGGGATTACGGTTGTTGGCGGAGGAGATTCGGTAGCTGCTGTGAATAAATTTAATTTGGCGGGAAAGATAACTCATGTTTCAACGGGTGGTGGAGCTTCTCTTGAGTATCTTGAGGGGAAAATTTTGCCGGGTATAAAGGTATTGGAGAAATAA